The sequence GTACCTCGACGCAGCCGCTAGTGCAAAAATAGCGAAATAAGAAAAGGATAGCATCATGTTGAAAGCCATTACCGCACGCACATTATTTGACGGTGAACGCTATCTAGAGCAACACGCTTTAGTGTTTGATCACACCGGGATCCTCGAAATAACCCCAATCGACAAACTCGATTCAAGTGTCGATTTGATTAGTTACGGGGACGCTATCATTACCCCAGGCTTTATCGATATTCAAGTCAACGGCGGTGGTGGCATGATGCTCAATCCGTTCCCACGATTGAAACCATCATAAAAGCACACCGCAAAGGCGGCACAGCGTATCTATTACCTACCCTAGTCAGCGAAAAGCCATCCGCTATGGCAGCGGCGCTAAACGCGATTGAGCAAGGGATAGAGAAAAAAGTTGATGGTTTGCTAGGCATTCACTTAGAAGGTCCATGGCTAAACCCTGTAAAAAAAGGGGCTCACGATGAAAATAACTTCTACAGCCCGAGCATTGAACAGTTGGCCGCTTTTCCGTGGCTAACGCAAGGCATTAACTTCATAACTTTAGCGCCTGAGCAAGTGGATTCAGCATCCATCAAATGGCTATCAGATAAGGGTTGCATCATTGCTGCAGGACATACCAACCTTGCCGAGCTAGATCTCGTTGGCAAGCGTGAGAACATCCATGGTTTTACCCACCTATATAACGCGATGTCATCACAAACTGGTCGTGAGCTTGGCGCAGTCGGTGTCGCATTAAGTGATGATGATTGTTGGGCATCTTACATTGCTGATGGTATTCACGTTCACCCACAAAACTTGTTAATGGCTATCAAACTTAAGCCAAAAGACAAAATGGTGCTGGTTACCGATGCAATGGCATCAGTAGGAAACCCTGATGAAAGCTTCATTCTTGATGGCCAAAAGATTCGAGTCAAAGATGGTAAGTTAGTTAACGAAGCAGGCAACCTCGCAGGCGCGCATATCACCATGGCTCAGTCCGTAAAAAACCTTATTGATTGGGGCGTTAGCCCAGAACACGCTTACCAAATGGCCAGCACTAACCCAGCCCATGCGATGAATCTTGAAAATGAACTAGGCTACCTAAAAGTAGGATACCGAGCATCTGCAACAATTCTTGATAAAAACGGCGAACCAAATTCCGTTCTAGTCGATGGGAATTTATACTCCTGCTAAAAACCCAACCTAAACTCCTGAAGGTCACTCCCCCCTATTGAGTGGCCTTTTTTTAATGTCCTCTCAGATCATCGATACTTCAAAACTCAGTTAGCCCACCTATTCTTTAAGAGTCATAAATATCAAAACGACTGACGACACCTCCTTAATCACAAACAAAAACAGCGCCAATTCAGGCGCTGTTTTTCGTTTCTTATCTCGTTATCGCTAGTTTAATTAAGCGACAAGAAGTTAGCTTAAGCGATAAAAATCTGTGCCAGTGCATAACCCAAACAACATGCGCCTACTACACCAATTAAACCCACCGACATGAATGAGTGGTTGAAGTACCACTTACCAATCTTGGTGGTGCCAGAGACATCGAAGTTCACTGTTGCGATATCAGATGGGTAATTTGGGATAAAGAAGTAACCGTAAACCGCTGGCATCAAGCCGATAAGCAAGGCAGGGTCTAACCCTAGGCCAAGACCTACAGGTAGCATCATACGTGCAGTTGCGGCTTGTGAGTTCACCACAACCGATACGATGAATAGTGCTAGTGCAAACGTCCATGGGTAGTTGGTTACCATTTCCACGATACCCGATTTAAACTGAGGCATTGCGTATTGGAAGTAAGTATCCGACATCCATGCGATACCGAAGATAGCAATTGCCGCCACCATACCCGATTTAAATACCACGCCATTTGGCACATCACGCGGGTCAGTTTTGGTTGCTAGCAAGATGATACCGCCGAAGCAGAGCATCATCATTTGGATGATGACCGACATCTTGATTGGCTTGTCACCGTCTACGATGGTTCTGATTTCTGGCACCATCGCCACAATAACAATCACAACTATCGACAGTAGGAAAATCAATACTGCATTACGTGCCGAGCTTGGAAGCACTTCATCCAAAGACGTCGCAGTGGTGTTTTCAATGCGCTTTTTCCACTCAGGATCTTTTAAACGAGCTTGATAATCAGGATCGTCGTTCAATTCTTTGCCGCGCTTCAAGCTGTACAAAGAAAGTAACAGCGTACCGAATAGCGTTGCAGGCACAGTCACTAATAGAATTGAAAGCAAAGTGATAGAGTGTTGAATATCCGACAACTGCGCTAAGTAATAAACCACGGCTGCCGAGATTGGCGATGCTGTGATCGCAAGTTGAGACGCAACGGAAGCTGCCGCCATCGGGCGCTCAGGACGAATCCCATTCTTCAATGCCACATCACCAATGATCGGCATGATTGAGTAAACCGCGTGGCCAGTACCCAATAGGAAAGTCATCGAATATGTCACAAACGGGGCTATCAAGGTGACACGTTTCGGGTTCTTTCTGAGCACCCTTTCCGCAACTTGCAGCATGTATTTCAAGCCACCTGCGGCTTCGAGGATCGAGGCACAGGTAACAACGGCGAGGATAATCAGCATTACTGTGACAGGTGGAGACGTTGGTGGCATCTTGAAGACAAACACCTCGATAACCAAACCAATTCCAGAAACAACCCCTAAACCAATACCACCATATCGAGAACCGATATAGAGAACGACAAGTAAAAATAGAAACTCAAAATACAACATAAGCAACCCTGCTAAAAGTGTGGACTATTTATATTTTGTCCGCAAATTCAGCCATTTACTTATTGCTTGGTCACACTCTCATTGCAGGCTTCCGCAAATTGTTTTTTATAAGATTGTGGTCACGCTACCAAGTCTGTAAGTTTATGAATTGTAATAGCAAACTAGACTCTCGACCTAGATTTGTTATCTATGATAACCATTATTGTGTCTATTAGATCCGTATAGCCTATAAAACACCAGACTCATAACTTAACGGTATTGTTTCAACTACAACCAATCACAATTAAAGTCACTCATAAGCATATTGCCGAACTAATTAGACATATTCTCACACAACACTGGCTCGCCTATCCCTAGACACTATGTCAAAATACCTGCCCTCACGACGACAACACATAAAGAACCACGGATATGAATTTTCAAGCTGCTATTTTTGATATGGATGGACTGCTGCTCGACACCGAGCGACTTTGTATGCAGATTTTTGAAGAAGCATGTCACGCGCAGGGTGTCCCATTTTTAAAGGACGTTTACCTAGGCATCATTGGCTGCAACGCAAGAACCATCGAACAGATCTTTCGAAATGGTTATGGTGAAGATCTCGATTATCCGGCTCTAAATAACGAATGGCGCACCCGCTATAGCGCGATAGTGAAGAACCAAGCTATTCCAGTAAAAGACGGCGTGATTGAGCTTTTAGAGTGGCTAAAGTCGAACGATATTCCTATCGCGGTGGCAACATCGACGCAGCTTGATATCGCGAAGAAAAAGCTGGAACTGGCTGGCTTAGATTCTTATTTCACCTCATTAAGCACAGGTTGCGAAGTGACTAATGGTAAGCCTCACCCAGAGATTTACTTACTTGCAGCTGAACGCCTAGGGGTTGCACCTGAAACTTGTCTCGCGTTTGAAGATTCAAACAACGGCATTCGCGCTTCGATGGCAGCCAACATGATCAGCTTTCAAATCCCTGATTTAGTAGAGCCATGTGACGAAGTAAAAGCGCTTGGTCACACCATCAGCCCTTCTCTGCATGATGTATTAGCACAGCTTCAACAAGCTGCAGCTTAAGCTCTAACTGCCGTTGATAATGCTTTTATCAACGTAGACAAGCCTCCTATTAAGCCGACTCACAGAGTCGGTTTTTTTGTCGGTATAGTTTTTATAAAAGATAAAAACTCGCGCTTGAAACTGTTAAAGTCGATGTGAAACATATGCCAAATGATGAACAAGATTGCTAACGCCTAAAGATGGAGAAAGAGACACGTGATTGAGAAATTTAAAGGCCAACTGCTTGATTTTGCACAGCGAGAAATGACACAAGATGCAGCGCACGACATCAGCCACATTAAGCGCGTAGTCAAAACTGCCAAAGCTTTGTGTACTCAAGAACAGGCTAAACTTGAAGTCGTTCTTCCCGCTGCTTACCTTCACGATTGCTTCACCTTTCCTAAGAACCATCCAGACAGAGCCCAAAGCTCAAGAATGGCAGCAGACAAGGCGATTTCTTTCCTCAAAACTATCGACTACCCCGTGTCCTATCTTGATGAGATCCATCATGCCATTGTCACGCACAGCTACAGCGCCAATGTCACACCAGAAACCTTAGAAGCACAAATCGTCCAAGATGCTGATCGCCTTGATTCTCTCGGTGCAATTGGTATTGCTCGCTGCCTGTACGTGGGTCAGAGCTTTAATGCCGAACTCTATAACCATCAAGACCCGTTCGCGACGCAACGAGACTTGGATGACAAGCATTACAGCGTCGACCATTTCTACGTGAAGCTGTTTAAGCTCGCTGAAACCATGAATACAGAATCCGCCAAGTTAGAAGCTAACAAGCGCACTGACTATATGCGTGGCTTTCTTGATCAGTTGAGCACAGAAGTTTAACGGCTTACTTGCTTAGAAAAATAGTTAGCCAACAAGGGAGAAGTTCGAATATGGAAATTAATCGCTTTAAGGAATCCGACGCCGACGAGATCGTCACTTGGTTCACGTCACTGGAAGATTACGTGCTATGGGGCGGACGAACCTTTGGTTGGCCGTTAGAAGCGACTTCTATCATCGAACGATCTCAAGAACCACATGTTGAGCTATATACCTTCTCTCAACCTAATGTTGGCTCTAGCACAGGTGCATTGCTTGGCTTTATGGAGTTTCAACGCATGTCAGACAGTGAGCTTCGCTTTTGCCGTGTCGCCATACACCCAAACCTTCGAGGCGAAGGGTTAGGACAATCGATGCTAGAAACGGCCCTCGAAGCGGCGAAAGAAATACCGGATGTCACCACCATCACCTTGGCCGTATTCAAGCAAAACCAAGGGGCAAAGCGCTGCTACGACAAAGCGGGGTTTCAGGTTGTCGACAAAGAACCAAGCGTTAAAGAATTCAATGGTAAAACATGGCCCTTGTATCAAATGGAATTACAGCTCGGCTAATTCGTTTTAATTGTCAGGCTGGTTTTAATTACCAGGTTTGACCCCATATCTTAAAAACTCGCATTAGTTTGGAACCTTCAATGACCCAAGAAAAATTCGACACCATTTACCAACGTGCAGCTCACCGTAAAGGTGGCGCAGCCGAACTCGAAAAGATTGTTCGTGCGCCCCTTTCACAAGCCGATCTATCACAAATCACAGACGACCGCTGGTTGGCAGCCTTTACCGAAAAGGTCTTCCAATGTGGCATTTCATGGAATGTAGTGAGAAAGAAATGGCCGCAATTTGAAGAAGTGTTCTTTGAATTCAATATCGAAAAAATGCTGATGCTGCCTAATGAAATGTGGGAACAAAAAGCACAAGACCCGCGTATTATTCGCCACCTCACTAAGGTGATGACCATCCCAGCTAACGCCACCATGATCCACAATGCCAAGCGTGAAGCCGATTCATTCTCACAAATGGTAGCCGACTGGCCTTCAGAACGCATTACTGAGCTTTGGGATTACCTGAAGAAACACGGCAAGCGATTGGGCGGAAATACAGGCGCCTATACCTTGCGTCAAATGGGTAAAGACACCTTTATCCTGTCTTCTGACGTTGAAGCACACCTGCGTAGCACAGATGTTATCGATAGCGGTCGTAACACCAAGCGAGCACAACTGGCGGCAGGTAAAGCCTTTAATGAGTGGCAGCAACAATCTGGGCGTAGCCTAAGCGAAATCAGCCAGATCGTTGCATACAGCTGCGGCGATAATCGAGTCTAGTTATCGCTAGAATTGCTTAAAGCTCAATATTGCACACAGTATCCTGCAAACTAAATGTTATAAGTCATTAACAAATAAGCGTGTATTACACTTTCATGCGGTGGCATTGTATAGATAAATGTATACAATATAGAGTAATACTCATGAATTACTCTCGACCAGACCAACTCGACTAAACAAGGGTCCTTATCTCTATGACAGCTCTCAAAAACTCTGTCTCCAAAGGTGTAAATACAAAAGTATCAGGCCAGACTCAAGACGATGTTGTTTACTGCCATATCTTCGACGCAATACTAGAACAAAGGCTACCACCAGCCACTAAATTAAGTGAAGAAGCCCTAGCAGAAATCTTTGGTGTTAGCCGTACAATCATCCGTCGTGCCTTGCTACGTCTATCTTTAGAACAAGTTGTGGTGATCCGTCCAAACCGAGGGGCAATGATTGCTGCGCCAACGGTAGACGAAGCCAAACAGATATTTAAAGCGCGTGAAGTGATGGAAATCGCTATCACCGAACTTGCAGTGAAAAATGCGACCAAAGCTCAAATCGAAGAATGTAGAAAATTAGTAGCGAAAGAGAATTGCGCCTTTGACCAAGGTGATTACGGCTCTGGCTTACGACTGTCTGGTGAGTTCCACATCAAACTGGCTGAAATGGCAGAAAACGCACCACTTCTCGCCTTCCAACGCAGTTTAGTGTCACAAACTTCACTGCTGATCGCTCAATACGAAACAGGTAATCATTCAAACTGTTCTTTAGATGAGCACTCTGGGTTACTTGATACGATTGAATCAGGCAATGAAGAGCAAGCGGTAGAGTTGATGCAAGAACACTTAAGCCACATCCGTTCAAAGCTCAATTTAGACAGCAGCACAGCTTCTAGCGACCTACACGTGGTGTTCTCTGATCTGCTCAAGAGCAAATCATAACCGTATCAACGATATAGCGATATAGCGATGCTAAGAACATTACAGCACAAACATTAGTAACCACCTGTTAACAAATAGAGAGAAGTAAGCGCCTGTGCTCACTTCTCTTTTTTATGCCCCACCTTCTCTAACTCGGTACAAAAATCGATACCACTTATCCTTAAAGTCCCATCAAAACAGGCCTGAACCGTTAACTTAACCTCAATAATGCATTTCCTTCCTACCCCACAAACCCTGCCGTTATTTTGTATACATCGCTATCAATTCATTCACACTGTCAAACTAATTAATACTTCGGACAACCCTTTATAAAACAACCAAATAGAGTCGATAATTTATTGTATACAATTCCAATTAGCGCCTCTTTGTTGCATTTTTGTAAATAAATAGTTGACCACAGGGTCAGGATGGATAATTATTGACCTAGAAGTCAAAAAGAATACACATGGAAATATGTCGATATACAAGGAGGTCTCTTGATTACTTTTTTGCTCAATCAGGAAATAAGACGTGAAGACAATCTGTCACCTAACATGACAGTGCTCAACTACCTTCGTACCAAGATAAATAAGACGGGTACAAAAGAGGGATGCGGTTCAGGCGACTGCGGCGCATGTACGGTCGTTCTAGGTGAAGTAGTTGATGGGCAACTGCAATACCGTTCGGTGAATTCTTGCCTAACGTTTGTATCAGCGCTGCATGGTAAGCAACTGATCACGGTAGAAGATTTGCAAAACAAAGACCGCTCTCTGCACCCAGTGCAAAAAGCAGTGGTTGATTTTCACGGTTCACAGTGTGGTTACTGTACTCCGGGCTTCATCATGTCGATGTTTGCGCTAGGTAAGAACAAACCCGATGCGAGCAAAGAAGACGTCATGGAATCACTGGCGGGTAACCTATGTCGCTGTACTGGCTACCGCCCAATTGTTGATGCTGCGATGTCACTTTCAACAGACCAACCTTTGATAGACCAATTTGCTGAACTTGAACGCAACACCATCAAGAAATTAGAAAG comes from Vibrio bathopelagicus and encodes:
- a CDS encoding HD domain-containing protein, which gives rise to MIEKFKGQLLDFAQREMTQDAAHDISHIKRVVKTAKALCTQEQAKLEVVLPAAYLHDCFTFPKNHPDRAQSSRMAADKAISFLKTIDYPVSYLDEIHHAIVTHSYSANVTPETLEAQIVQDADRLDSLGAIGIARCLYVGQSFNAELYNHQDPFATQRDLDDKHYSVDHFYVKLFKLAETMNTESAKLEANKRTDYMRGFLDQLSTEV
- a CDS encoding anaerobic C4-dicarboxylate transporter, with the protein product MLYFEFLFLLVVLYIGSRYGGIGLGVVSGIGLVIEVFVFKMPPTSPPVTVMLIILAVVTCASILEAAGGLKYMLQVAERVLRKNPKRVTLIAPFVTYSMTFLLGTGHAVYSIMPIIGDVALKNGIRPERPMAAASVASQLAITASPISAAVVYYLAQLSDIQHSITLLSILLVTVPATLFGTLLLSLYSLKRGKELNDDPDYQARLKDPEWKKRIENTTATSLDEVLPSSARNAVLIFLLSIVVIVIVAMVPEIRTIVDGDKPIKMSVIIQMMMLCFGGIILLATKTDPRDVPNGVVFKSGMVAAIAIFGIAWMSDTYFQYAMPQFKSGIVEMVTNYPWTFALALFIVSVVVNSQAATARMMLPVGLGLGLDPALLIGLMPAVYGYFFIPNYPSDIATVNFDVSGTTKIGKWYFNHSFMSVGLIGVVGACCLGYALAQIFIA
- a CDS encoding GNAT family N-acetyltransferase — protein: MEINRFKESDADEIVTWFTSLEDYVLWGGRTFGWPLEATSIIERSQEPHVELYTFSQPNVGSSTGALLGFMEFQRMSDSELRFCRVAIHPNLRGEGLGQSMLETALEAAKEIPDVTTITLAVFKQNQGAKRCYDKAGFQVVDKEPSVKEFNGKTWPLYQMELQLG
- a CDS encoding DNA-3-methyladenine glycosylase I → MTQEKFDTIYQRAAHRKGGAAELEKIVRAPLSQADLSQITDDRWLAAFTEKVFQCGISWNVVRKKWPQFEEVFFEFNIEKMLMLPNEMWEQKAQDPRIIRHLTKVMTIPANATMIHNAKREADSFSQMVADWPSERITELWDYLKKHGKRLGGNTGAYTLRQMGKDTFILSSDVEAHLRSTDVIDSGRNTKRAQLAAGKAFNEWQQQSGRSLSEISQIVAYSCGDNRV
- a CDS encoding GntR family transcriptional regulator, which codes for MTALKNSVSKGVNTKVSGQTQDDVVYCHIFDAILEQRLPPATKLSEEALAEIFGVSRTIIRRALLRLSLEQVVVIRPNRGAMIAAPTVDEAKQIFKAREVMEIAITELAVKNATKAQIEECRKLVAKENCAFDQGDYGSGLRLSGEFHIKLAEMAENAPLLAFQRSLVSQTSLLIAQYETGNHSNCSLDEHSGLLDTIESGNEEQAVELMQEHLSHIRSKLNLDSSTASSDLHVVFSDLLKSKS
- a CDS encoding HAD family hydrolase — encoded protein: MNFQAAIFDMDGLLLDTERLCMQIFEEACHAQGVPFLKDVYLGIIGCNARTIEQIFRNGYGEDLDYPALNNEWRTRYSAIVKNQAIPVKDGVIELLEWLKSNDIPIAVATSTQLDIAKKKLELAGLDSYFTSLSTGCEVTNGKPHPEIYLLAAERLGVAPETCLAFEDSNNGIRASMAANMISFQIPDLVEPCDEVKALGHTISPSLHDVLAQLQQAAA